Proteins from one Nitrospinota bacterium genomic window:
- a CDS encoding YfhL family 4Fe-4S dicluster ferredoxin, with protein sequence MATLITEECINCGVCEPECPNGAISEGEDFYEIEADLCTECVGFHGEEACQEVCPVDCCIPDEDNRESEEELLEKAKKIHPDDSFPGLEDLTNETSLFRNPDRKNANL encoded by the coding sequence ATGGCAACATTAATCACTGAAGAATGTATCAACTGTGGCGTTTGTGAACCTGAGTGTCCCAATGGAGCCATCAGCGAGGGTGAGGATTTCTACGAAATCGAAGCAGACCTTTGCACAGAATGCGTTGGCTTTCATGGGGAAGAGGCTTGTCAGGAAGTTTGTCCCGTAGACTGCTGTATCCCTGATGAAGATAACCGGGAATCAGAAGAAGAACTGCTGGAGAAAGCCAAGAAAATTCATCCAGACGATTCATTTCCAGGTTTGGAAGATCTGACCAATGAAACCTCATTGTTCAGAAATCCTGATCGCAAAAACGCTAATCTTTAA